The stretch of DNA TCCTTTGAAACAAACAACTCAATCATCACCACCACAAAACCCTCCATTGCATACTTCACATTCAAGTTCTAACACTGATTCCAATGGTAAAAACATTGGAAAAGAAAGCTACAAAGAAAGCAAGAATTTGAATGATGAAGTGTGTGAAAAACAAAGTTCTTCAAAGTCATTTTGGAGCTTCAAAAGAAGTAGTAGTTGTGGAAGTGGATATGGAAGAAGTTTGTGTCCTTTGCCACTTTTATCTAGAAGCAATTCAACTGGATCTTCTAACTCAAGTGGTAACAAGAGGAATTCGTTGTCAAAAGAGGGTGGTACTATTAGTGTTAAACCAAATTCACAGAAACATTCTTCAACAACAAGGTTTTCTAACTCCTCTGGCTCAAACAGTTATCTAAAACCTCCATTGAATAAGAGTCATGGATCTCATAGAGTTAATCCTGTTCTTAATGTTCCTCCTGCAAACCTTTTTGGTTTGAGTTCAATCTTCTCCAACAATAGAGACAAAACCAGGAAAAAATAGcattattttgtattactatTTTACTTGCACATCAATGGATTTGGATTTTAGTGAATTCAAGGTTCTATATCaaatcaatgataaatattatttaatgatAAGTTAACGAAGGTGTAATGTGAGTCGATTATTTCTTATTAATGGTTAAGATTGACTAATGTGGGTTAGCATGCTTTTTTTACCTTAGTGGTTAGAAAAATTGTGATTTGTATTACTTGTAGTCAGCAACTCACGCATTTAAATGTTTAGTCACCGACTCGATAATTGTTTGATTGAAATCGAACAGTTCAGATTtaaatttctcaaaaattaaaaaactatacTTGAAATCTGAACCATTCAATTTTGATTTAATGGTCGCAATGTGATGATTGTGTGAATGTATGGATTGTCTGAGTGCATGCAATCTATTTCCGAAAAATAGAGATATAGGTTAAATTTTTGAAAGGTGAGTGGTTTGCATCAAGAAGACAAGGTGATAAAGAGAGATGCGTGAAGGTGATAGACAAGAATGGCATAATGTAGGATTGAAGGCACATGTTTTGGGGGCACACAATGACATGTAGCTGTTGTTTTCATGGCGGTCCCTTGCTTGTGTTTGGTTTTTCTGCTTTTGTTATTTGGACTACGTACGCgtaaatatattgatttttttattagtgtctttttgtttttggttaaTATATGCATCTTACTTTACatcgatattttttttttaacaagtgtATGAGAAAATCTTGAGTTTTTCTCATTGCATGGattgatttataataatgaaaattGGACTCCATATGAACTCAAGGCTATAATGATATAACCAACAATGTATTTGTTACTGGGAAACACATGTTTTTCTTATCTGCCGTGTACCGTATGGTGTTATAAAACTTGAATTATTTGCTGACAAGTAAAGTAACCTAGCTAAAGGGCAAAACAGTAGGACATGATGGCCCAAATAGCAATTATCTCTAATCCAGCTCCTTCACGCAAACAGTCCACATTTTTTGGTTACCCAACTTAAAGACAAACCCCATGTGGTGCGATTCCACTTAAAAGAAAATCTCACATTGAATCAGATCATATTTTACAATGTCTTTATAAGTGAATAAAATTTTCACTTTATAAATCGATTTTGTGAGTTAGACGTAATTCAAATTATAAGAATTCTCGTGGtctttctttttccctcttacctaattaaaaaattatccaTATTTACACTTTAAGCCAATATAAATAATCTTGGAGTATACTTTTAGATGATACAAAATTTAGAGTTTGGATCATTTCAATCTAAATTTcttttaatctctatctttttttttgttggattGAAAGTTTATTTCGTATAAATCATccatataaatttttacataaatctaaaatcatttgatatgttattgaTATTCATAAAGATTAATTGTGTTTAATAAAAATGCATTagacattaattttaatatatctcaataatatatcaaataattcaacgaaaatttttaaaataaaataaaattaaaagaagtagAGATAGTCTTGACTGAGATTGAGAGAGTTTGGATAGAGATGATccaaactataaaaaaaattgattttttatgtatACATTGGAATTCATTCTGGGAGTGAGAAAAATAGCATTCAAGGATTAGTCTACTGGCTATGGTTGAAGTGTCAAAAGAGTATTGTGAAGGAATACAATGTTTGATACATGctattaacattttgttttcacacatcaaattaatcattgacattttttctattaaaaagcaaaattaaataagttttttatctctataaatatattttattttatttttaatctctctaaaatttctttttaaataataatctcttaaatatttttttcaataatttttgtttCGGTTTTTAAAACAACTAATGTATattgtatgaatttttttaataattttttgcatGTGTAGAACATTTTAAGAATCTGTTTcacaaaaacttaaatttttttaacaaagaatgtagaaaatataatttttttagattttagcgtttaaaattatttattttaaaaaaaaattctaaatttttgcagaaaataattttataatactcTAGATTTGTATATGAAAAGTTATTCAAAAATTCAGATGATACACATGAGTTGATTTAAAAGTAGATATTAAAGTTgttgatagaaaatatttaagggattattttttcaaaaaaaagtttaaaaagacaaaaaataaatatggtatatttataaggac from Cicer arietinum cultivar CDC Frontier isolate Library 1 chromosome 3, Cicar.CDCFrontier_v2.0, whole genome shotgun sequence encodes:
- the LOC101513346 gene encoding uncharacterized protein — its product is MVLISHFPQLNEMAVEFCSENCVVSSSVVSPRISFSQDFSQTDVIPVEQQPFRSNSSGLNSNIDFDFCVSETLDLDSSSAEELFSDGRILPTEIKKKNIVPLKQTTQSSPPQNPPLHTSHSSSNTDSNGKNIGKESYKESKNLNDEVCEKQSSSKSFWSFKRSSSCGSGYGRSLCPLPLLSRSNSTGSSNSSGNKRNSLSKEGGTISVKPNSQKHSSTTRFSNSSGSNSYLKPPLNKSHGSHRVNPVLNVPPANLFGLSSIFSNNRDKTRKK